One genomic region from Granulicatella adiacens ATCC 49175 encodes:
- the rho gene encoding transcription termination factor Rho, which yields MPEQVETVTLQSLQEKTLKEMYGFAKHYKIPYYGQMNKKELALAIIRAQEEATGFFQVEGVLDINRAEGFGFLRPINYSSSQEDIYISSSQIRRFDLRNGDLVSGTARPPRQGEKFNGLMQVGFVNGKDPEEAKERDHFPGLTPLYPEKQMILETTRGRIASRMLDLICPIGFGQRGLIVAPPKAGKTSLLKEIANGITTNHPDAELIILLIDERPEEVTDIERTVNAEVVYSTFDQLPENHIKISELVLERALRLVEDGRDVIILMDSLTRLARAYNLTIPPSGRTLSGGIDPAAFYRPKKFFGSARNIEEGGSLTILATALVETGSRMDDVIYEEFKGTGNSEIHLSRELAERRVFPAIDVKRSGTRKEEMLLSKEIIDVIWKVRHSIKGDGLETSEQLVKQLKETKSNDDFIRRLNLLG from the coding sequence ATGCCAGAACAAGTAGAAACTGTTACCTTGCAAAGTTTGCAAGAAAAGACTTTAAAAGAGATGTACGGCTTTGCTAAACATTATAAAATTCCTTATTATGGCCAGATGAATAAAAAGGAATTGGCACTTGCGATTATTCGCGCCCAAGAAGAAGCTACGGGATTTTTTCAAGTAGAAGGGGTCTTGGATATTAATCGCGCAGAGGGCTTTGGATTCCTTAGACCCATCAACTACTCAAGTAGTCAAGAAGACATTTACATCTCTTCTTCCCAAATCAGACGCTTTGATCTTCGAAATGGAGATTTAGTGAGTGGAACTGCACGTCCTCCTCGCCAAGGAGAGAAGTTCAATGGGTTGATGCAAGTGGGATTTGTAAATGGAAAAGATCCCGAAGAGGCAAAAGAAAGAGATCATTTCCCAGGACTTACACCACTTTATCCAGAAAAGCAAATGATTTTGGAAACAACAAGAGGGCGAATCGCCTCTAGAATGCTGGATTTAATTTGTCCGATTGGCTTTGGGCAACGAGGGCTAATTGTTGCTCCACCAAAAGCAGGGAAGACAAGTTTATTAAAAGAAATTGCTAATGGAATTACGACCAATCATCCAGATGCTGAGTTGATTATTTTATTAATCGATGAACGACCAGAAGAAGTAACAGATATTGAACGAACAGTAAATGCTGAGGTGGTTTATTCAACGTTTGATCAGCTCCCAGAAAATCATATTAAGATTAGTGAATTAGTATTGGAACGTGCTTTGCGACTAGTGGAGGACGGGAGAGATGTCATTATTTTAATGGACAGCTTGACACGATTAGCTAGAGCATATAATTTAACGATTCCACCTTCAGGAAGAACTTTAAGCGGGGGGATTGATCCTGCTGCTTTCTATCGCCCTAAAAAATTCTTTGGTTCGGCTAGAAATATTGAAGAAGGCGGAAGTTTGACGATTTTAGCGACTGCTTTAGTTGAAACGGGAAGTCGAATGGATGATGTCATTTATGAAGAGTTTAAAGGAACTGGAAATTCAGAAATCCATCTTTCAAGAGAACTTGCAGAAAGAAGAGTGTTTCCTGCGATTGACGTTAAGCGCTCAGGAACGCGTAAAGAAGAAATGTTACTTTCAAAAGAAATCATTGATGTGATATGGAAAGTGCGTCATTCGATTAAAGGTGATGGGCTTGAGACAAGTGAGCAACTAGTGAAACAGTTGAAAGAAACAAAGTCCAATGACGATTTTATTCGTCGATTAAACTTACTAGGTTAA
- a CDS encoding UDP-N-acetylglucosamine 1-carboxyvinyltransferase, with protein sequence MRKLVINGGKPLKGEVTISGAKNSTVALIPAAIIAEEPVVLEGVPDIQDVAALIEILNDFNVKTEYIDGTLTIDPTEMKSIPMPKGKIQSMRASYYFMGATLAKFGEGVVGLPGGCFLGPRPIDQHLKGFKALGANVVDHDGAIYLSTDEEGLVGTKIYMDVVSVGATINVLLAAVRAKGKTIIENAAREPEIIDVVTLLNKMGANIKGAGTSMIRVEGVERLHGCSHTIIPDRIEAGTYLSVAAAVGEGVRVKNVIFEHLESLIAKMDEMGVKMEVGEDDIYVYPSTNLKAVNIKTMPYPGFATDLQQTITPLFMKANGTAMIVDTIYPKRVGHVPELNRMGAHGKVIEDIITFEGPTPLVGAEVAASDLRAGAGLVVAGLMAEGTTKISNIEHILRGYSNIVEKLQALGADITMIEE encoded by the coding sequence ATGAGAAAATTAGTCATTAACGGTGGGAAACCATTAAAAGGTGAAGTGACCATTAGTGGAGCAAAAAATAGTACAGTAGCTTTAATTCCGGCTGCTATTATCGCTGAAGAACCAGTAGTATTAGAAGGTGTACCAGACATCCAAGATGTTGCTGCATTAATTGAGATTTTAAATGATTTTAACGTGAAAACAGAATATATAGATGGCACATTAACCATTGATCCAACGGAAATGAAATCCATCCCAATGCCAAAAGGAAAAATCCAAAGTATGAGAGCTTCTTATTATTTTATGGGAGCAACTCTTGCGAAGTTTGGAGAAGGCGTGGTAGGACTTCCTGGCGGGTGTTTCTTAGGACCACGACCAATCGATCAACATTTAAAAGGATTCAAAGCTTTAGGTGCCAATGTAGTAGATCATGATGGGGCAATCTATTTATCAACCGATGAAGAAGGTCTAGTAGGAACAAAAATTTATATGGACGTTGTTTCTGTAGGGGCAACCATCAACGTTTTATTAGCTGCTGTTCGTGCTAAAGGAAAAACGATTATTGAGAATGCCGCTCGTGAACCTGAGATTATCGATGTAGTGACACTGTTAAATAAAATGGGTGCCAATATTAAAGGAGCAGGAACAAGTATGATTCGTGTGGAAGGAGTAGAAAGACTCCACGGATGTAGTCATACAATTATCCCTGACCGCATTGAAGCAGGAACTTATTTATCAGTTGCCGCAGCAGTTGGAGAAGGAGTTCGCGTTAAAAATGTCATTTTTGAACACTTAGAAAGTCTCATTGCAAAGATGGATGAGATGGGCGTCAAGATGGAAGTTGGAGAGGATGATATCTATGTTTATCCTTCTACAAATCTTAAGGCAGTGAATATTAAAACCATGCCGTATCCAGGATTTGCTACAGACCTGCAACAAACGATTACTCCATTATTTATGAAAGCAAATGGGACTGCGATGATTGTAGACACCATTTATCCAAAACGTGTTGGGCATGTTCCAGAATTAAATCGTATGGGAGCCCATGGAAAAGTGATTGAAGATATTATTACATTTGAAGGACCAACGCCTCTAGTAGGAGCAGAAGTTGCTGCAAGTGATCTTCGTGCTGGAGCTGGACTTGTAGTCGCGGGATTAATGGCTGAAGGAACGACTAAGATTTCTAATATTGAACATATTCTTAGAGGTTATTCAAATATTGTTGAGAAACTTCAAGCTCTAGGTGCTGATATTACGATGATTGAAGAATAA
- the ybaK gene encoding Cys-tRNA(Pro) deacylase — protein sequence MKKKKVIKTNAVRMVEQAKIPYVIHEYDVDTAHLDALHAADGMGIPVEEVYKTIVLTGDRTGHLVACIAAHKELDLKQVAKISGNKRVELLSLDQLEPLTGYVRGGCSPIGMKKKFPTFIEESAMHHKTIRISAGKRGLQMELAPKDLQKMTEATLFNNASHEEIDE from the coding sequence GTGAAAAAGAAAAAAGTAATCAAAACAAATGCTGTAAGAATGGTAGAACAAGCCAAGATCCCCTATGTTATTCATGAGTATGATGTGGATACCGCTCATTTAGATGCGCTTCATGCTGCAGATGGAATGGGAATTCCTGTTGAAGAAGTGTATAAAACGATTGTGTTAACAGGGGATAGAACAGGGCATCTAGTTGCTTGTATTGCCGCTCATAAGGAATTAGATTTAAAACAGGTGGCAAAAATTTCAGGGAATAAGAGAGTTGAATTACTATCTCTAGATCAGCTCGAACCTCTTACTGGGTATGTGCGCGGAGGTTGCTCTCCCATCGGTATGAAAAAGAAATTTCCAACTTTTATTGAGGAGAGTGCGATGCACCATAAGACTATTCGCATCTCAGCGGGAAAGCGTGGTTTGCAAATGGAATTGGCACCGAAAGACTTACAAAAAATGACTGAAGCAACCTTGTTTAATAATGCTAGTCATGAGGAAATTGATGAGTGA
- a CDS encoding bifunctional metallophosphatase/5'-nucleotidase, with translation MSDLTILHVNDMHSNFHSLKTQTNFMRARRKELEELGHTVWAVDLGDLIDRVHPLVEAKNGQIASAILNQQKIDFVTLGNNEGTAYTPEELEGAYKEKEFKVIISNVKWQSTGETPPYATEIQFEKIDQCSIAILGLTASYPESYEPNGYWIEDPLKTLERLVPRLASEGHQIILLSHLGIDLDTLIAESYPEIQVILGAHTHHLFKEGKRVNQTLLTGGFKYGAYIGELHLKTEKEKLISLEESMIEVETLKEDSATDEGKIYLEEGIKLLKENIVLRQIPDYSVRDLAQLSLEAMIRQTGIPIAFTYTGLFVHEFKKGALTKFDLHDCMPHPIHLNKSQFSVKNFKQLLRVFEEQQPELLEKAIRGYGFRGKLFGEILYTGFSKKGEEIIVNGKVLADDEIITFVCPDHMRFVPFFPMIEEKGINQILYPDLLRTIIEKELIFKERNYHD, from the coding sequence ATGAGTGATTTAACGATTCTTCACGTGAATGATATGCACTCAAATTTTCATTCGTTAAAAACGCAAACGAATTTTATGAGGGCCAGAAGGAAAGAACTTGAAGAATTAGGTCACACTGTTTGGGCAGTTGATTTAGGAGACTTGATTGATCGAGTTCATCCTCTTGTGGAAGCAAAAAATGGGCAAATTGCGTCGGCCATTTTGAATCAGCAAAAAATAGATTTTGTAACACTAGGAAATAATGAAGGGACTGCTTATACTCCAGAAGAACTAGAAGGTGCCTATAAGGAAAAGGAGTTTAAAGTCATTATCTCTAATGTGAAGTGGCAATCTACAGGGGAAACACCGCCTTATGCAACTGAAATCCAATTCGAAAAAATTGATCAGTGTAGTATTGCGATACTAGGGCTGACAGCTTCCTATCCAGAAAGTTATGAACCGAATGGATATTGGATTGAAGACCCTTTAAAAACGCTTGAAAGATTAGTTCCTAGACTTGCTAGTGAGGGACACCAAATTATCCTTTTATCCCATTTAGGTATTGATTTGGATACCTTGATAGCCGAATCGTATCCAGAAATTCAAGTGATTCTTGGAGCACACACACATCATTTATTTAAAGAAGGAAAAAGGGTAAACCAAACACTCTTAACGGGTGGGTTCAAATATGGTGCTTACATTGGAGAGCTCCATTTAAAAACCGAGAAAGAAAAGCTGATTTCTTTAGAAGAAAGTATGATTGAAGTTGAAACGCTAAAAGAGGATTCTGCCACAGATGAAGGAAAAATCTACCTAGAAGAAGGAATCAAATTACTCAAAGAAAATATTGTTCTTCGTCAGATTCCAGATTATTCAGTAAGAGACTTGGCACAACTTTCCCTTGAAGCCATGATTAGGCAAACAGGGATTCCAATTGCATTTACGTATACTGGTCTCTTCGTGCATGAGTTTAAGAAGGGGGCGTTAACGAAGTTTGATTTACATGACTGTATGCCTCATCCGATTCACTTAAATAAAAGTCAATTTTCTGTAAAAAATTTCAAACAATTACTCCGAGTTTTTGAAGAACAACAACCAGAATTACTAGAAAAAGCTATTCGCGGATATGGTTTTCGTGGTAAACTATTTGGAGAGATCTTATATACTGGTTTTTCTAAAAAGGGTGAAGAAATTATCGTCAATGGAAAAGTTTTAGCAGACGATGAAATCATTACATTTGTGTGCCCAGACCATATGCGTTTTGTTCCTTTTTTCCCGATGATTGAAGAAAAAGGCATCAACCAAATTTTATATCCAGATTTATTAAGAACGATTATTGAAAAAGAATTAATTTTTAAAGAAAGGAACTATCATGACTGA